The Megasphaera elsdenii DSM 20460 genome includes the window TGATTTTGGCCATGTCAGGCTGGCAATGGATGACTTCTCCTTCGTCGGCCAGGACGCAGACCAGGTCGCGGGCGAGATAGGCTTCGACAGGGCGGACGCCCAGTGCTTCTTCCATGGCGTCTGTGACCGGGACAGGTTTCATGTCATAAGCCGGGAAATCCATGGAGAAGCGGTCGCCGTCACGGGTGACGATTAGTTCGCCGCTGAGGGTCTGGAAGACGTAGCGGCTGGCGTCGGGTTCGAAGAAATGGGAGAGGACATAAGCCGTGCCCAGGGTCGCATGGCCGCAGAGGTCGATTTCACCGCCCGGCGTGAACCAGCGCAGGTGCCAGTGATTGCCTTCTTTGACGGTAAAGGCCGTTTCGGATAAGCTGTTTTCCATGGCAATGTGCTGCATCAGTTCGTCAG containing:
- a CDS encoding PhzF family phenazine biosynthesis protein produces the protein MKCYIVDAFTKEIFKGNPAAVCVLDHWLPDELMQHIAMENSLSETAFTVKEGNHWHLRWFTPGGEIDLCGHATLGTAYVLSHFFEPDASRYVFQTLSGELIVTRDGDRFSMDFPAYDMKPVPVTDAMEEALGVRPVEAYLARDLVCVLADEGEVIHCQPDMAKIKQLDGLLCNITAKGSKYDTVSRSFAPKLAVPEDPVCGSGHCHIIPVMAAKLDKTDLVAYQASKRGGELYCHIEKGRIALAGYAALYAESDLKI